A single candidate division KSB1 bacterium DNA region contains:
- the coxB gene encoding cytochrome c oxidase subunit II — MDKGFYIFPDQASALAGKVDLLYYVLTGLSIFFALLVFFLIYIFAVRYRRRSEEEVPRQIPGLIQLELAWSIIPFGLALIVFVWGAKLYFNTYTPPDDALEIYVVGKQWMWHIQHPSGQREINELHVPTGRPVKLIMASEDVIHSFYVPAFRVKKDVVPGRYTTLWFEATKPGVYHLFCAEYCGTKHSQMTGSVVVMEPPQYQRWLSGGDTGETPVAAGEKKFQQLGCNTCHGDKPGSRGPTLKGVFGAPVQLQNGEVITANEDYIRESILNPHRKITAGYSPIMPAYQGQVSEAALLQLTAYIKSLGTTQREIGKEF; from the coding sequence ATGGACAAAGGCTTTTACATATTTCCCGATCAAGCTTCCGCTCTCGCCGGAAAAGTCGATCTGCTGTATTATGTTTTGACCGGACTGAGCATCTTTTTCGCGCTGCTGGTTTTTTTCCTGATTTACATTTTTGCCGTGCGTTACCGCCGCCGTTCCGAAGAGGAAGTGCCGCGCCAGATTCCGGGCTTGATTCAGCTCGAATTGGCCTGGTCGATTATTCCATTTGGTTTGGCGCTCATCGTTTTTGTTTGGGGCGCGAAACTGTACTTCAACACCTACACGCCGCCGGACGATGCGCTGGAGATTTACGTCGTCGGCAAGCAGTGGATGTGGCACATTCAGCATCCCTCCGGACAACGCGAAATCAACGAGCTGCATGTGCCCACCGGCCGGCCCGTCAAATTGATCATGGCGTCGGAAGACGTGATTCACAGTTTTTACGTTCCGGCTTTCCGTGTGAAAAAAGATGTCGTGCCGGGACGTTATACGACATTGTGGTTCGAAGCCACCAAACCGGGAGTTTATCATCTCTTTTGCGCCGAGTATTGCGGCACCAAGCATTCGCAAATGACCGGCAGTGTTGTGGTGATGGAACCGCCGCAATACCAGCGCTGGCTGAGCGGCGGCGACACCGGCGAGACACCGGTTGCCGCCGGCGAGAAAAAATTCCAGCAGCTTGGCTGCAACACCTGCCATGGCGACAAACCCGGCAGCCGCGGCCCGACGCTCAAAGGCGTCTTCGGCGCACCGGTGCAATTGCAAAACGGCGAGGTCATCACCGCAAACGAAGATTATATTCGCGAGTCGATTTTGAATCCCCATAGAAAAATCACCGCCGGCTACAGCCCGATCATGCCGGCTTATCAAGGCCAAGTCAGCGAAGCAGCGTTACTGCAATTGACAGCGTATATAAAATCGCTGGGAACGACACAGAGAGAAATTGGAAAAGAATTTTAA
- a CDS encoding SCO family protein: MKLCRSSIYSLSSIFCLLFFTGKTTAQILDSSAQPPMLRGVGIDQKLGAQLPLELTFRDENGQETPLRKYFHEKPVILAFVYYECPMLCTQVLNGLLETLKTLSFDAGKQFDVLVVSFDPSETSKLAAEKKAGYLQQYGRPGAESGWHFLTGDSAAIRRLTEAAGFRYQYDPVTDQFAHASGVIVITPQGKIARYFYGIEYAGRDLRLALVEASENKIGSPVDVLLLYCFHYDPQTGKYGLVIMNVLRVAGIATVLALGTFMIVMFRRDRRENRRSRVEERRSKVDNESTL, from the coding sequence ATGAAATTATGCCGCTCTTCGATCTATTCGCTGTCTTCTATTTTCTGCCTTCTATTCTTCACAGGCAAAACCACCGCCCAGATTCTCGATTCCAGTGCCCAGCCGCCGATGCTGCGCGGCGTCGGCATCGACCAAAAGTTGGGCGCCCAACTGCCGCTGGAGTTGACATTTCGTGACGAGAACGGACAAGAGACGCCACTTCGAAAATACTTCCACGAAAAGCCGGTGATTCTCGCTTTTGTGTATTACGAATGTCCGATGCTTTGCACGCAGGTGTTGAATGGGCTGCTGGAGACTTTGAAAACCTTGTCGTTCGACGCCGGCAAGCAATTCGATGTGCTGGTCGTGAGCTTCGATCCCAGCGAAACGTCAAAATTAGCCGCAGAAAAAAAAGCCGGTTATCTGCAACAATACGGACGGCCTGGCGCCGAGTCCGGCTGGCATTTTTTGACCGGCGATAGTGCCGCCATTCGGCGTTTAACCGAGGCAGCGGGATTTCGTTACCAATATGATCCCGTCACCGATCAATTCGCGCACGCCAGCGGTGTCATCGTGATCACGCCGCAAGGCAAGATCGCGCGTTATTTTTACGGCATCGAATATGCTGGCCGCGACTTGCGCCTGGCGCTCGTCGAAGCTTCGGAAAATAAAATCGGCTCGCCGGTTGATGTGTTATTGTTGTATTGCTTTCACTACGATCCGCAGACCGGAAAATACGGTCTCGTGATCATGAATGTTTTACGGGTGGCCGGCATCGCGACCGTCCTGGCGCTGGGAACCTTTATGATCGTGATGTTTCGGCGCGACCGGCGTGAGAATCGAAGATCGAGGGTAGAGGAGAGAAGATCGAAGGTCGATAATGAATCGACTCTTTGA
- a CDS encoding cytochrome c, whose amino-acid sequence MAGCRQDMHDQPRYEPLEKNTFFEDGRASRPFVEGTVARGQLRLDDHFYTGKVNGQFVTTLPFAATKEVLARGQERYNIFCSPCHDRVGNGAGMIVQRGFRQPPSFHIDRLRQAQAGYFFDVMTNGFGTMYGYADRIQPKDRWAIVAYIRALQLSQNAALDDVPAEERRMLLEKE is encoded by the coding sequence GTGGCAGGTTGTCGCCAGGACATGCACGACCAGCCGCGTTATGAGCCGTTGGAGAAGAACACGTTTTTTGAAGACGGCCGTGCCTCGCGGCCATTCGTCGAAGGCACGGTGGCGCGCGGGCAATTGCGCCTCGACGATCATTTTTATACCGGCAAAGTCAACGGCCAGTTTGTGACGACGTTGCCGTTTGCGGCAACGAAAGAAGTTTTGGCACGCGGCCAGGAACGCTATAATATCTTCTGCTCGCCGTGCCATGATCGCGTCGGCAACGGCGCCGGCATGATCGTGCAGCGTGGATTTCGCCAGCCGCCGTCATTCCATATTGATCGCCTGCGGCAAGCCCAGGCCGGATATTTCTTCGACGTGATGACCAACGGCTTCGGCACGATGTACGGTTACGCCGACCGCATTCAACCGAAAGACCGGTGGGCGATTGTCGCCTACATTCGCGCGCTGCAATTGAGCCAAAACGCCGCGTTGGATGACGTCCCAGCGGAAGAACGTCGCATGTTGCTCGAGAAAGAATAA
- a CDS encoding BrnA antitoxin family protein — protein sequence MKDKKKRIDPIPDEFASYEEAAEFWDTHDTTDYPEAFKTVQVKTELRKRHFEVEVEAELMRQLRKRAQQKGIPTKRLVNDMLRRQISLAA from the coding sequence ATGAAAGACAAAAAGAAGCGCATTGATCCAATTCCAGACGAGTTCGCCAGTTACGAAGAGGCAGCGGAGTTTTGGGATACACACGATACAACAGACTATCCGGAAGCATTTAAAACTGTACAGGTAAAAACTGAATTGCGCAAGCGGCATTTTGAAGTTGAGGTCGAGGCGGAATTAATGAGGCAACTGCGAAAGCGAGCGCAGCAAAAAGGCATACCGACGAAACGCCTTGTCAATGATATGTTGCGTCGCCAAATCTCACTTGCGGCATAA
- a CDS encoding BrnT family toxin: protein MKWSRDFRVMSFKLSSELAVRLYEVIWKEQYIEKIETKHGVDTDEVEQVLFGNPHVRCSEKGKVKGEDVYAAYGRTNAGRYLIVFFINKRKTAALPISARDMSESERSYYERQKEAH, encoded by the coding sequence ATGAAGTGGAGCCGTGATTTTCGTGTAATGTCGTTCAAACTATCATCGGAGCTGGCTGTGCGTCTATACGAAGTCATTTGGAAGGAACAGTATATCGAAAAAATAGAAACGAAACACGGTGTCGACACAGATGAAGTCGAACAAGTTTTGTTTGGCAACCCACATGTTCGTTGTTCTGAAAAAGGCAAGGTGAAGGGTGAAGATGTTTACGCCGCTTATGGTCGAACGAATGCGGGCAGATATTTAATCGTTTTCTTTATCAACAAGCGCAAAACAGCAGCTTTACCCATTTCGGCACGAGACATGTCAGAATCTGAAAGGAGTTACTATGAAAGACAAAAAGAAGCGCATTGA
- a CDS encoding DUF3341 domain-containing protein: protein MTNNKTESALYGLMAEFENPNDLLAAAKRAHAEGYRNLDAYTPFPVEGLAEAIHVHRHRLPRIVLIGGLVGALVGFGMQYYAAVIDYPLNVGGRPFNSWPSFIPITFELTILFAAFTAILAMFALNGLPQPYHPVFNVPRFALASRDRFFLCIEARDPKFDPAATKQFLESLHPHGVYEVEP from the coding sequence ATGACAAACAATAAAACAGAATCCGCCCTCTACGGCCTGATGGCCGAGTTTGAAAATCCGAACGATCTGCTTGCCGCCGCCAAACGCGCGCACGCCGAGGGCTATCGGAATTTGGATGCGTATACGCCGTTTCCGGTCGAAGGCTTGGCGGAAGCGATTCACGTCCATCGCCATCGCCTGCCGCGCATCGTGCTCATCGGCGGCCTCGTCGGCGCGCTGGTGGGATTCGGCATGCAATATTACGCCGCGGTGATCGATTATCCGCTGAATGTCGGCGGCCGTCCGTTCAACAGTTGGCCGTCGTTCATCCCGATCACCTTTGAGCTGACGATTTTGTTTGCCGCCTTCACCGCGATACTCGCGATGTTTGCGCTGAATGGCCTGCCGCAGCCGTATCATCCGGTTTTCAACGTCCCGCGTTTCGCGCTGGCGTCGCGTGACCGCTTCTTTTTGTGCATCGAAGCGCGCGACCCCAAATTTGATCCGGCGGCGACGAAGCAGTTTTTGGAAAGCTTGCATCCGCATGGGGTGTATGAAGTGGAGCCGTGA
- the nrfD gene encoding polysulfide reductase NrfD, with product MQTQTPIHFKNIIDEVPVLEPGHTYGTITDKISSMVLTKKTPRGWFLGVGISMAIVTVLLGAVGYLLLRGVGIWGINIPVGWGFAIINLVWWIGIGHAGTLISAILLLFRQAWRTSINRFAEAMTLFAVACAGIFPLIHVGRPWLAYWLLPYPNTMALWPQTRSPLGWDVFAITTYASVSALFWYVGLIPDVATLRDRTKNRVLQLIYGFLAMGWRGSAVHWHRYETTYLLLAGLATPLVLSVHTVISFDFAMSIIPGWHATIFPPYFVAGAIYAGFAMVLILAIPLRKIYGLEDFITLRHLRNMAKIMLATGLIVVYGYAMEAFMAWYSANQYEQYMMLNRMTGPYAPFYWALIFCNLVVPQLLWFERFQSSVPWLFFIAVVVSIGMWLERFVIVVTSLHRDFLPSSWDMYYPTVWDWATFIGTLGLFCALILIFVRVLPAISIFEMRTLVPAEEGKSNGHK from the coding sequence ATGCAAACCCAAACGCCGATCCATTTTAAAAACATCATTGACGAAGTGCCGGTGCTCGAGCCGGGCCATACTTACGGCACCATTACCGACAAGATCAGCTCGATGGTGCTGACGAAGAAGACGCCGCGCGGCTGGTTTCTCGGCGTTGGCATTTCCATGGCCATCGTCACCGTGCTGCTCGGCGCCGTCGGTTATCTTCTCTTGCGCGGCGTCGGTATTTGGGGCATCAACATTCCAGTGGGCTGGGGCTTCGCGATCATCAATCTGGTTTGGTGGATCGGTATCGGCCACGCCGGCACGTTGATCTCGGCAATCTTGCTGCTCTTTCGGCAAGCCTGGCGCACCTCGATCAACCGCTTCGCCGAAGCCATGACGCTTTTCGCCGTGGCCTGCGCGGGAATCTTTCCGCTCATTCACGTTGGCCGGCCCTGGCTGGCTTATTGGCTGTTGCCTTATCCGAATACGATGGCGCTGTGGCCGCAAACCCGCAGCCCGCTCGGTTGGGACGTCTTTGCGATTACGACCTACGCTTCGGTTTCCGCGCTGTTTTGGTACGTCGGCTTGATTCCGGATGTGGCGACGCTGCGCGACCGCACCAAAAATCGCGTGCTGCAACTGATCTACGGCTTTCTGGCGATGGGCTGGCGCGGCTCGGCGGTGCATTGGCATCGTTACGAAACGACTTATTTGCTGCTTGCCGGCTTGGCGACGCCGCTGGTGCTTTCGGTGCACACCGTGATCAGCTTCGACTTCGCGATGTCGATCATTCCCGGCTGGCATGCGACCATCTTTCCGCCGTACTTCGTCGCCGGCGCGATTTACGCCGGTTTTGCGATGGTTTTGATTCTGGCGATTCCGCTGCGCAAAATTTACGGACTCGAAGATTTCATCACGTTGCGCCATCTGCGCAACATGGCGAAAATCATGCTCGCCACCGGCTTGATCGTCGTTTACGGCTACGCCATGGAGGCGTTCATGGCGTGGTACAGCGCCAATCAATACGAGCAATACATGATGTTGAATCGCATGACCGGCCCGTATGCGCCGTTTTATTGGGCGCTGATTTTCTGCAATCTCGTCGTGCCGCAGCTTCTGTGGTTCGAGCGTTTTCAGAGCAGTGTGCCGTGGCTCTTTTTCATCGCGGTCGTGGTCAGCATCGGCATGTGGCTCGAGCGCTTCGTCATCGTCGTCACCAGCTTGCATCGCGATTTTCTGCCCTCGTCATGGGATATGTATTATCCGACCGTGTGGGATTGGGCGACCTTCATCGGCACGCTCGGCCTCTTTTGCGCCTTGATCTTGATTTTCGTGCGCGTGCTGCCGGCGATTTCGATTTTTGAAATGCGAACATTGGTGCCGGCGGAGGAGGGGAAGAGCAATGGGCATAAGTAG
- a CDS encoding TAT-variant-translocated molybdopterin oxidoreductase — protein sequence MNTTNDKTNHLDLTALRAKLKTQRGKQYWRSLEELANSKEFQESLHNEFAPTVVGKVELGRRDFLKLMGASLLLAGVNACTRQPEEKIFPYVKPPEQLIPGKPLYFATANVRGGYAYGILVESHEGRPTKVEGNPEHPASLGATDVFSQASVLTLYDPDRSQVVRHLGEISTWEAFVTAISTALEGLKAKKGEGLRLLTETITSPALAHQLQTILTALPAAKWHQYEPANRDNAREGSRLAFGEYVETQYRLDQADVILSLDSDFLMDLPGSLRYAREFTARRRVHEKKEMNRLYAIESTPTLTGTMADHRRTMRASEIESFARALAKAVGVAVESNQADEWISAVARDLQKHRGASLVVAGEQQPPFVHALAHAMNHALGNAGRTVIYTAPVEAKPVNQTESLRELVADMEAGKVEMLLMLGGNPVYNAPADFNFREKLDKVKTRVHLSLYEDETSEFCHWHIPEAHSLETWGDARAYDGTVSIIQPLIAPLYSGKSAHEVLAVFTGQAGRSSHDLVRDYWKAQNNSPDFEKLWQTWLHDGLIAGTTLSQKTVKLQATSNQHPASSIEHQATSIEIIFRPDPHIADGRFANNGWLQELPKPLTKLTWDNAALLSPRMAERMRLSNEEVVELKHNGRSLKAPVWIMPGHPDNAVTVHFGYGRTRGGKLGTGTGFNAYALRTSEAAWFGSNLEINKTGQTYPLAATQTHHSMENRRLVRAGTLTEYEKHPEFVHEMEEEFPRELTLYPEHKYESYLWGMTIDLNSCIGCNACTIACQAENNISVVGKEQVRLSREMHWIRIDRYYEGDLDDPDTYHQPVTCMHCENAPCEPVCPVGATVHSDEGLNEMVYNRCIGTRYCSNNCPYKVRRFNFLLYSDFETPSLKLQRNPDVTVRSRGVMEKCTYCVQRINEARITAKKEDRQIRDGEIVTACQQVCPTQAIAFGDMNDPNSQVSRLKASKLNYGLLTHLNTRPHTTYLAKLRNPNPELAEEV from the coding sequence ATGAATACAACCAACGATAAAACTAATCACCTCGACCTCACCGCGCTTCGCGCGAAATTGAAAACCCAGCGCGGCAAGCAATACTGGCGCAGTCTCGAAGAGTTGGCGAATTCGAAAGAATTTCAAGAATCGCTTCACAATGAATTTGCACCGACTGTAGTTGGGAAAGTCGAGTTGGGCCGCCGTGATTTTCTCAAACTCATGGGCGCCTCGTTGCTGCTCGCCGGCGTCAATGCTTGCACACGGCAGCCGGAAGAAAAAATTTTTCCGTATGTCAAACCGCCGGAACAGCTCATTCCGGGCAAGCCGCTTTATTTTGCGACCGCGAATGTGCGCGGCGGCTATGCGTACGGTATTCTCGTCGAAAGCCACGAAGGCCGCCCCACCAAAGTCGAAGGCAACCCCGAGCATCCGGCGAGTCTTGGCGCGACCGATGTTTTCAGCCAAGCGTCGGTGCTCACGCTTTACGATCCCGACCGTTCGCAAGTGGTGAGGCATCTCGGCGAAATCAGCACCTGGGAGGCATTCGTCACGGCAATCAGCACGGCGTTGGAAGGATTGAAAGCGAAGAAAGGCGAGGGGTTGCGCCTTCTTACGGAGACGATCACCTCGCCGGCGCTGGCGCATCAACTGCAAACGATACTCACGGCGCTGCCGGCGGCCAAATGGCATCAATACGAACCTGCCAACCGCGACAACGCGCGTGAAGGCAGCCGCCTGGCCTTCGGCGAGTATGTTGAAACGCAATATCGCCTGGATCAAGCCGATGTGATTCTTTCTCTGGATTCTGATTTTCTGATGGACCTCCCGGGCAGCTTGCGTTACGCCCGCGAGTTCACCGCCAGGCGCCGCGTGCATGAGAAAAAAGAAATGAACCGGCTGTATGCGATTGAGAGCACGCCGACGCTCACCGGCACGATGGCCGATCATCGCCGCACGATGCGGGCGAGCGAAATCGAGAGTTTTGCCCGCGCCCTTGCCAAAGCCGTCGGCGTTGCGGTTGAGAGCAATCAGGCCGATGAATGGATTTCGGCAGTTGCACGTGATTTGCAAAAACATCGGGGCGCAAGCCTCGTGGTTGCCGGCGAACAACAGCCGCCTTTTGTGCATGCGCTGGCGCACGCGATGAATCACGCGCTTGGCAATGCCGGCAGAACCGTGATCTACACCGCGCCGGTCGAAGCCAAGCCGGTGAATCAAACCGAATCGCTGCGCGAGTTGGTTGCGGATATGGAGGCGGGAAAAGTCGAGATGCTGCTCATGCTCGGCGGCAACCCGGTTTACAATGCCCCGGCTGATTTTAATTTTAGAGAGAAGCTTGACAAAGTCAAAACACGTGTTCATCTCAGCCTCTATGAAGATGAAACTTCCGAGTTTTGTCATTGGCACATTCCCGAGGCGCATTCGTTGGAAACGTGGGGCGACGCGCGCGCTTATGACGGAACGGTTTCGATCATCCAACCGTTGATCGCCCCGCTTTACAGCGGCAAATCCGCGCACGAAGTTCTCGCAGTTTTCACTGGTCAAGCCGGCCGCTCCAGCCACGATCTCGTGCGTGATTATTGGAAAGCGCAAAACAATTCCCCCGATTTTGAAAAACTCTGGCAAACCTGGTTGCACGATGGTTTGATTGCAGGAACAACGTTGTCTCAAAAAACTGTCAAGTTACAAGCAACGAGCAACCAGCATCCAGCATCCAGCATCGAGCATCAAGCAACAAGTATCGAGATCATCTTCCGCCCCGATCCTCACATTGCCGACGGCCGTTTCGCCAACAACGGCTGGCTGCAAGAATTGCCGAAGCCGTTGACGAAACTCACGTGGGACAATGCGGCGTTGCTCAGCCCGAGAATGGCCGAACGCATGCGCCTGTCCAACGAAGAGGTGGTCGAGCTCAAGCATAACGGACGTTCGCTGAAGGCGCCGGTTTGGATTATGCCCGGCCATCCCGATAATGCCGTGACCGTGCATTTCGGTTATGGCCGCACGCGCGGTGGAAAATTGGGAACGGGAACCGGGTTTAATGCCTATGCACTGCGGACTTCCGAGGCGGCGTGGTTTGGTTCCAACCTCGAGATCAACAAAACCGGCCAAACATATCCGCTGGCGGCGACGCAAACGCATCACAGCATGGAGAATCGCCGCCTTGTGCGCGCCGGCACGCTGACGGAGTATGAAAAGCATCCCGAATTCGTGCACGAAATGGAAGAAGAGTTTCCGCGCGAGTTGACGCTTTATCCCGAGCACAAATATGAAAGTTATTTGTGGGGTATGACGATTGATTTGAATTCGTGCATCGGCTGCAACGCTTGCACCATTGCCTGTCAAGCTGAGAACAATATTTCCGTCGTCGGCAAAGAGCAGGTTCGTCTCAGCCGAGAGATGCATTGGATTCGGATCGATCGTTATTACGAAGGCGATCTCGATGATCCCGACACCTATCATCAGCCGGTGACATGCATGCACTGCGAGAACGCGCCGTGCGAGCCGGTGTGTCCGGTCGGCGCGACGGTGCACAGCGATGAAGGCCTCAACGAGATGGTTTACAATCGCTGCATCGGCACGCGCTATTGCTCCAACAACTGCCCCTACAAAGTGCGGCGTTTCAATTTTCTTTTATATTCGGATTTCGAGACACCGAGCTTGAAACTACAGCGCAATCCCGACGTCACCGTGCGCTCGCGCGGCGTGATGGAGAAATGCACGTACTGCGTGCAGCGCATCAACGAAGCGCGCATCACCGCGAAGAAGGAAGATCGCCAAATCCGCGACGGCGAGATTGTGACCGCCTGCCAGCAAGTTTGCCCGACGCAGGCGATTGCGTTCGGCGACATGAATGATCCGAACAGCCAGGTCTCGCGCTTGAAGGCGAGCAAGCTGAATTACGGCTTGCTCACGCATTTGAACACACGGCCGCACACGACGTATTTGGCAAAGCTGCGCAATCCAAATCCCGAGCTTGCTGAGGAAGTCTAA
- a CDS encoding RES family NAD+ phosphorylase, translated as MKVYRIAKTRYADDLSGIDARMYGGRWNRKGTSILYTSENRALATVVYLVHAPLSIVPANLSLVTLQIPDNITPKEVQISDLPSNWRAYPPPLKLAELGTNWAKMNQALLLRVPSAVVEGEFNILIIRFIRA; from the coding sequence ATGAAAGTTTATCGAATCGCCAAGACCCGGTATGCTGATGATTTATCCGGAATTGACGCGAGAATGTACGGCGGCAGATGGAATCGCAAAGGGACCAGTATTCTTTACACTTCTGAGAACAGAGCACTGGCGACCGTCGTGTATCTGGTCCATGCGCCTCTGTCAATTGTGCCGGCCAATTTGAGTTTGGTGACGTTGCAAATACCCGATAATATAACTCCAAAAGAGGTTCAAATATCTGATCTGCCGAGTAACTGGCGAGCATATCCACCGCCTTTAAAATTAGCCGAACTAGGAACAAATTGGGCAAAGATGAATCAGGCGCTTTTGCTGCGTGTTCCCTCCGCTGTAGTCGAAGGTGAATTCAATATTCTCATTATCCGATTCATCCGAGCATGA
- a CDS encoding DUF2384 domain-containing protein, which translates to MEMYTLEKVLGGKKVLRKSIESRMDLIELSNQGLTKDALVNLAKYFSYSIGQMAQLLSVTERTIMNYSSKKPFNRIVSEQILQIAEVAAKGSEVFEEREKFLAWMKHPNKALDNKIPMSLLNSKFGADMVLDELGRLEYGVFS; encoded by the coding sequence ATGGAAATGTACACTCTCGAAAAAGTTTTAGGAGGCAAGAAAGTCCTGCGGAAGAGTATCGAAAGCCGAATGGATTTAATTGAACTGAGCAATCAAGGCCTTACCAAAGATGCTCTTGTGAATCTGGCTAAATACTTTTCTTATTCAATTGGTCAGATGGCGCAGCTTCTTTCTGTCACCGAGCGAACCATTATGAACTACAGCTCAAAAAAGCCGTTTAATCGTATTGTTTCCGAACAAATCCTGCAAATAGCGGAAGTTGCCGCCAAAGGTTCGGAGGTCTTTGAAGAGCGAGAAAAATTTCTGGCATGGATGAAACATCCGAACAAAGCCTTGGATAATAAAATTCCGATGAGTTTGCTCAACTCAAAATTTGGCGCTGATATGGTCTTGGATGAGCTTGGACGCCTTGAGTATGGTGTGTTCTCCTGA
- a CDS encoding cytochrome c family protein: MPQIFHPSTNTFSKVSIFGAVFFIGGLLWIFGIIERSPYVTQASVVREQPVPFSHRHHVSQLGIDCRYCHTSVEESNFAGIPATNTCMTCHSQIHSTAEMLEPVRESFRNGKSIEWVRVNDLPDFVYFNHSIHVKKGVGCVTCHGPVGDMALTWRENSLNMEWCLQCHRAPERFVRPREEVFSTTWTSPANQTAYGDSLLKEYKIEKLTNCSICHR, translated from the coding sequence ATGCCGCAAATTTTCCATCCGAGCACGAATACCTTCTCCAAAGTCAGCATCTTTGGCGCGGTGTTTTTTATCGGCGGGCTGCTCTGGATTTTTGGCATCATCGAACGATCTCCTTATGTCACTCAGGCCAGCGTCGTGCGCGAACAACCGGTGCCGTTCAGCCATCGCCATCACGTGAGCCAGCTCGGCATCGATTGTCGCTACTGCCACACGTCGGTTGAAGAAAGCAATTTTGCCGGCATTCCGGCAACGAACACCTGCATGACGTGCCATTCGCAAATCCATTCCACCGCGGAGATGCTCGAGCCGGTGCGCGAAAGCTTTCGCAACGGCAAATCCATTGAATGGGTTCGCGTCAACGACCTGCCGGATTTTGTTTATTTCAATCACAGCATCCACGTCAAAAAAGGCGTCGGCTGCGTGACCTGTCACGGCCCGGTCGGCGACATGGCGCTCACCTGGCGCGAGAACTCGCTGAACATGGAATGGTGCCTCCAATGTCACCGCGCGCCGGAGCGTTTCGTGCGGCCACGTGAGGAAGTGTTTAGCACGACGTGGACATCGCCAGCGAACCAAACGGCTTATGGCGACAGCTTGTTGAAGGAATATAAAATTGAGAAGCTCACGAATTGTTCGATTTGTCATCGATAG
- a CDS encoding homocysteine S-methyltransferase family protein, with product MSFLEKLNLGILLSDGAMGTELQKRGMPTGVCPEEYNITHPEIVQGIYRDYYDAGADLVETNTFGANRARLALHDFAHRTAEFCIVSARLAREVCPPGKFVAGSIGPTGDLIEPLGPRTVQEAHEIFAEQALALAKGGVDVIFVETMMAPEEAEIAIRAAKEKTALPVVATMTFEMGKAGLRTMWGVDVATAVQRLTEAGADVIGANCGRGFDEMLAIIHEMRPLTKKPIIAQPNAGIPEWVDGVLVYQETPQLILPQAEKLLRAGVNILGGCCGTGPEHIRMMRKLIDALPNAHQGGLSRKPPCQF from the coding sequence ATGTCTTTTCTTGAAAAATTAAATCTCGGTATCCTGCTCTCCGACGGCGCAATGGGAACGGAGTTGCAAAAACGGGGGATGCCCACCGGCGTGTGTCCGGAGGAATATAATATCACCCATCCCGAAATCGTGCAGGGCATTTATCGTGATTATTATGACGCCGGGGCTGATCTGGTTGAAACCAACACTTTCGGCGCGAATCGGGCAAGGCTGGCTTTGCATGATTTTGCTCATCGCACGGCGGAATTTTGTATCGTCTCGGCAAGGCTCGCACGCGAAGTTTGCCCCCCCGGAAAATTCGTTGCCGGCTCGATCGGGCCAACCGGCGATTTGATTGAGCCGCTCGGGCCGCGCACGGTTCAGGAAGCTCATGAAATTTTTGCCGAACAGGCGCTGGCGCTTGCCAAAGGCGGGGTGGACGTCATCTTCGTCGAAACCATGATGGCTCCCGAAGAAGCTGAAATCGCGATTCGTGCGGCAAAAGAAAAAACGGCTTTGCCGGTGGTCGCGACGATGACCTTTGAAATGGGAAAAGCCGGTTTGCGCACGATGTGGGGCGTCGATGTGGCGACGGCGGTGCAACGGCTCACTGAAGCCGGCGCCGACGTGATCGGCGCGAATTGCGGGCGCGGCTTCGATGAGATGCTCGCCATCATTCACGAAATGCGGCCGCTCACGAAAAAGCCGATCATCGCCCAACCCAACGCCGGCATTCCCGAATGGGTGGATGGCGTTTTGGTTTACCAAGAAACACCGCAATTGATTCTACCGCAAGCCGAGAAACTTTTGCGAGCCGGCGTCAATATTCTCGGCGGCTGTTGCGGCACTGGACCGGAGCATATTCGGATGATGCGAAAACTGATCGACGCCCTGCCGAATGCTCATCAAGGTGGGCTGAGCAGAAAGCCGCCTTGCCAATTTTAA